From the Bacteroidota bacterium genome, the window ATTCAAATAAGTTTTTGAAATTTAATCAGGGTTCTAGTTCGATTTTCTGTTTAAGAATTTGAACAGAATAGGAATTAGGAATAATTTTTTTGCCATGAGTTAGCGCATAAACTTTAGTGAATTCAGCTCCAAAATAGAGTATAATAGCAGAGTAGTAAACCCAAACCAATATTAAAATTACCGAACCTGCAGCACCGTATACCGAGGCAATTGCACTGCTTCCCAAGTATGCACCAATTGCAAATTTTCCTATCATAAATAAAAATGCAGTAAATGATGCACCAATAATGCAATCGCGTAATGCTATTTTTCCATCCGGTAGTGATTTAAAAATTACTGTAAACAATAGTGTAATAATCATGAAAACAACCAACAGATTTAAACCATAAAATAGGTAAATGCTATCTTGTGGAAATCGAGTTGTTAAGCGGTTATTCATTACATCCATTAATGAATTTACTATTAAACCAACCATCAATAGGAATCCAACAGAACCTATCATTGAAAACGACATTAAACGATTTTTTATGAATTTGAGAAACCCTCTTTTAGGTTTTGCTTTTATGCTCCAAATAAAGTTAAGCGAGTCTTGTATTTCTGCAAAGACACCGGAAGCACCAATAAGTAAAATAATTAATCCTATTGTTGTAACAAAAGTGTTACTGTTTGACAGTTTTACATTTTTAATAGTTTCTTGTATTTGCACTGCGGCTTCGTTTCCTACCAAACCATTTATTTGACCAAAAATTTCACCACGAACAGCTTCTGCTCCAAAAAAGAAACCACATAAGCTAATGATGATAATAAGGAGCGGAGGGAGCGAAAATATTGTATAATAGGATAAGGATGCACTTAGCTTTAACCCATTGTCATCAACAAATTCACTAAAGGTTTCTTTAATTAAATAGTATAACTTACGAATTATTGATTTGATTTTCAGACTAAATGTTTTAAACATATTTTTAATTTTAATAATGCGTTACAAACATCTATTTTAAATAAAGCCTGCGATTAGTTGATGTTTATTGATATCCATTGATAGAAGGTTTCCCAATTTCAAAATCACGGTATCCAAAATCACTGCTTTTAAATGAATTTACTTTAAATACATCTTGCTTATATCCTGGAATTGAAGGGTAATAGGAAACTGAAAATTGAAAAGTATTAAAAACCAAATTGTCGTTTTTTATCAACATTCCTATTCCTATTTGAGAGTAAATTTTGCTTCGTTTAAATCCTGTTTTTGCATCACTCAGCATTCCAACTGAGTAGATTAAGTAAGGACCAAATCTAAAACCAATTACATTCCAAGGTGCATACGATTGTGTTTGGAGTTTCAATAATAAACGATTAGTTCCCAACAAGTCCGAACTGTTGAATCCATCAATTCCATTACCATCATTAATATTCAATCCTTCCGTGCTGGTTCTGTTTATTCCAAAAGTCAATTGGGGTTTTGCAAATTCACGAAATCTCCATTTTCCTATTTCTAGCAAATGGGTAAAATAAACAATGCTTATTGATAAAATTCCTTGCTCGGCTTTTAAAGCACGCAGGTAGGTACTATACTCGTAATTCGAACTCATGTATCCCCATGAGAAAAAATTTCCGAATGATATTCGGCCACTTAAATAAGTTCTACCGGTTTTGTTTTTTTCCTGGTAACCCAAAGTTAAAGCATATACTTTTCCAACAGGCACATCCTCAGGTATACCATAGTTGAAAATAAACTTGTCTTGCACATATTTACGCGTTGAAATACCGGCACTAGCAAGGTAAATATTTTCGGGGCGATAAGCATGTGAAAGGTCATATATTTCTTCCGGTTTTTCAGCATATTTAGTTCGAATAAAATGTAGTGCCGATATAAAATTGGTTGAACGATTATTTTCAGTATTCCCTTTAAATAATTGCATCGAATTTCCTACCCAATAATCTTGAGTATATGTTTTGAAACGTTGTGGGATGTAGGAAGTATCACTCACTAGAATTGAATCGTATTGAATATCTTGAGTAATTATTCCACCACCGGCCCATTTGGCAAAAGGCGAGAAAAAGGAACGATCTATTGCGAAGCTCGTTATTTTATGATTGTATTCATCAGTGCCATAATGTAGTGCGGTACTGATGTAAGTATTTTTGATGTTCGGAATGTAATAATCAGTATAAAACGCATCTACACCGGTTCGATGGTGCCAGGTATAATTATTTTGAGATTCATGGCCCCAACCTAAAAAATTTCGTTCCGATAATTTTACAACAACACGACTTGGAGAAGCTCCAATTTTAGGTGTTATACTCCATTTGTCGAGTTCGCGAATAAAAATATCCACCGAGTCTGAGTTTTTTGATGCGGCAACCGAGTAAAAGGAAACATCGCGAACATAGCTCTGCTTGCGTACAAGCCTTTCCGATTCTTTTACTAGTAATGAGTCGTACAATTGGTTTTTATGTATCAATAGTAAATTACGAATAGTATTCCTTTGTGTTTTAATGTGGGAAGCATTTCCACCTTTAAGAAAAAAATTTTGCTTCACCTGTATTGTGTCAGCTATTGAATAGCCAAATGGATCTAGAGTTTCAATATGGATATTTCGAATCACTTTTCCTTCAAAGCTTCATAGGCTTTTGAATCAAATGTGTGAAACTTTTCTTTTTAATTTTTTTTTTAGGTTCCTCACTTGTTATTGGTCTAAAGATTAGTCGATAAAAAAATTTAATCAATTTGTTTCGTCGCGAATACGATTCAATGTTCGTATATAACTTTGTCGAATCTTGATTTACTTCAATTGGTAAAGCTTGTGAAGGTATATACCAAAGAAAAGTGTTTATAAGTAGAATCAACTTCAACCACCGGTATGCCCCTTTTATTTTTAGTTTGTGCATGTGTACTATAAATAAATTAAGTGGAAGTACTCTATATGTTATAAATTAAAACATAGCGGATAGTTCAGTACTTGTTACAATGCATGTATTGATTAAAATTGATTCCATATAAGATTTACTTTTATATCCGAGTGAATTATTTTCTTTGCTCTTCTTTCTTTTTATCTGCATCCTTTGCTTTGTTTTTAAAGTAGCCTTTAAAGAGTATGTTGTGTTTTGCAGCCTCCATATTTTCATCAAGACCTTTAGTACTTTTTTTCAAATTGTTCATTGTTTGATTCAGATTTTCGTCCATAGTCGAATCTTGAATTAATTTGCCCAATGTTCCTTTTCCACTGTTTACTTTCACCATTATTTCAGCAAGTTGTTGCGAAATTATTTCTGCATTTCCGGCAGTAATTTGTAAACTTTCCATAATGGCATCAGTTTCTACCGGTTCACCTGAGTCAAGTTGCTGACCTTCTTTTGCCAGTGCAGAACTTGCATTGCCTTGAGTAATCACTAGCAAACGGTCCAATTAATCCTTCAGAACCAATTTTTACTTTGCAATCTTCTTTAATAAATTTTTGCACTTCTTTGCGGATAAGCATTTCAACACGAACCATTGAATCGTTGATGATACTAATGTCATCTACTGTACCAACATTAATTCCCGAAAAGCGAATCGTATTACCAACTTGTAAGCCGCTAACATTATAGAATGTAGAATTTAACCTAAACACCGGATTAAATAAGTTTTTGCTTGCCAATTATGAATATGGCTAAAACAAAAAGTGTTATGCCTCCGGCAATGAACATTCCCAATCGTGCTTTAAATTTTTGTGTTGGTGCTTCCATGCATTTTTGACCGGTTGTCACCGGATTTATTAGTTAAAAAATGAGTGTATTAAGCTATCTTCAGAATTTTGAAATTCTTCTTTTTTTCCTTCCTTGTAAACAGCACCGTCATTCAACATAATAATTCGGTTGGCTGTTGTAAGTGCACATTTTATGTCGTGTGTAATAATAATGGATGCAGTTTTGTATTTTTTTTGAACTTCTAGAATTAATGCACTAATTTCATTCGAAGTAACCGGATCAAGTCCGGTAGTTGGCTCGTCATACAATATAATCGATGGATCAACAACAATTGTTCGTGCCAAACTAATACGTTTTCGCATTCCTCCAGAAAGTTGTGAAGGCATTTTCTCCAAGGCTTCTGATAATCCAACATTTTCGAGAACTTCCTTAACCTTGTCTTCGATTTCTTTTTCGCTCAGCTCTTTCCGAATTCTTCGTAATGGGAATTCCAAATTTTGACGTACCGTCATCGAATCATACAAGGCCCCACTTTGAAAAAGGAATCCAATTTTTTTTCGAAGGTTTACCAACTCATCGCTTTTAAATGGGTAACATCTTTTTCAAATACCTTAATTGTTCCTGTATCAACCGGCAATAGGTTTACAATGCATTTAATGAGCACAGATTTTCCACTTCCAGATTTTCCAAGCACAACTAAATTCTCGTTAGGGAACAGTTGTAGACTAATATTTTTTAATACTTCTTGTGTCCCAAACGACTTTTTCAAGTCCTTAATTTCTATCACTGAGGTTTTGTGATCACTACCAACATTGGTTGAGGGCGATATTTCTGATTTCTCGTCGTTCATCATATTAGCATATCAGTAATTTGTACTGCAATCATATCTACAATAATTACTAGCAACGAAGCCAATACAACAGCTGAGTTTGCTGCCAAACCAACACTTTCAGTTCCTCTACCGGCAGTGTACCCTTTGTAACAACCAACCAGACCAATCACTGCTCCAAAGAAGAATGATTTTACAAAGGCTGGAATAAAGTCTATAAATTCAACATGACTAAAAGCTTGTGAGAAGAAAAGCACGAATGATACATCGCCTTTTATATTTGCACCCGCCCAACTCCCAAGAATTCCTAAT encodes:
- a CDS encoding MCE family protein, which encodes MASKNLFNPVFRLNSTFYNVSGLQVGNTIRFSGINVGTVDDISIINDSMVRVEMLIRKEVQKFIKEDCKVKIGSEGLIGPFASDYSRQCKFCTGKRRSAT
- a CDS encoding YihY/virulence factor BrkB family protein produces the protein MKIKSIIRKLYYLIKETFSEFVDDNGLKLSASLSYYTIFSLPPLLIIIISLCGFFFGAEAVRGEIFGQINGLVGNEAAVQIQETIKNVKLSNSNTFVTTIGLIILLIGASGVFAEIQDSLNFIWSIKAKPKRGFLKFIKNRLMSFSMIGSVGFLLMVGLIVNSLMDVMNNRLTTRFPQDSIYLFYGLNLLVVFMIITLLFTVIFKSLPDGKIALRDCIIGASFTAFLFMIGKFAIGAYLGSSAIASVYGAAGSVILILVWVYYSAIILYFGAEFTKVYALTHGKKIIPNSYSVQILKQKIELEP